In Oncorhynchus gorbuscha isolate QuinsamMale2020 ecotype Even-year linkage group LG26, OgorEven_v1.0, whole genome shotgun sequence, the DNA window GGATGAACGTTTTTGTGAAATATTTACACAGAAATCCTACATAAGTCACATTTTCTCTTAAACCAGTTGTTTTTAATCATCTCGAGACAACCACAGGAAGACATTTCAATTGGCCATATCAGACCACAGCCGCCATTAAGACGTTAGTGGTGCGCCCTAGTGGCTGTCAGGTGTAGCTGCACCCCGTTTTATATAACGTCATAATACTGTACATAACATTCAGCAGACAAATGTATCCAAAGTGTGCATACATAGTCCGTGCATACACTTTCATATGAGTGGCCCCAGTGAGAATCAAACCCATTATCCTGACGGGggatcatgctctaccaactgagccgcACAGGACTAGCGTGTTTTGTGTGTCAACCTGGAAGTCGTGGTCGGAGAGGTATATCTCCAGGCGCTGGGGGTCCACTCCCTCTGGCAGAGGGGTCTGCAGCAGCTCCTCTAGGGGGTACTGGGTCTTACTGAGCTGGGCCAGGGCGTCCTGCACCAAGGTCAGCTTGACCCGCCCGGCCTCCCCCTGAACAACATCGTTCACAAGTCAGCATATCTAAATCCAAAACATACCTGGCTTTGAAAGACAAAAGACCGTGGTGTTGCTATGACACAGCAGTCTTTACCCAACCAGATCATACTGAACTGGGTTTACTGCTGTTGTGAAGTTATTACCGATGATGCTACTGATGCGTACGGATGCTATTATTGATAATGATAGTGATTGTGAGGAGGAGGACGAATAGTCCTCTTTTCCTGTACCTGCGTGGTGGGTGTGGGTCTCTTCTCCCAGCGAGGGAAAACGTTGGTGAAGGTGAGGGGTTCGGCTCCGTCCTGGATGAGGTAGGCCTGAAGGGGGCGCCTTGGGTTCCTCTCTGAAACAACACACCGCAAACCATCAGAGAACCACAGAACAACTTAGCCCCTAACTACAGCATATCCCCAACACACTCCTGATAACGACCAACAACCATCTAAACACCTCAGATTAAAAGATGGACCTCGAAGCCACTTCCTCTACTTATTCCTCCCCTCTAATCAAGGACTGATTTGGACCTAGgataccaggtgggtgcaattaccAGCAGTACTCTGGAACTCGTGGGGTAAGATATATATACCCCTGATCTAAACCATCAACTATTATATCAGCTGCCTTGCTTTGTCTACTGGCTCTCACCTTTGCAGTACTGGAGCACTGTCTGCATGGCACACCTCCTCTCGTTAGCCCAGCGGATACAGGCTGAGCCAGCGGTCTCACTGTCCTCAGGCTCACCTGCCTGCCACAGATACAGCTCCATACAGTTATCCAGAAGGAACAGGGCTGGGGAGGGATTagagaaagagagttagagataactggtcctgagttcacaaacctgttctactaacacactgaagcctcagtcagGACCGGAACATCCGatcaatcagaataaaacaaATTACAACATAGTCAAAAAAAAACTGGCCCTAAATCGTCAGTACACCgtggctaactatttgaccatggttactgatcaaaaccttagaaaaaccttgacagagtacaggctcagtgagcacagccttgtcATTGTAAAAGGTAGACACaggaaacctggctccctgtagaggaaaggctatgcaaccactgcaccacagcagaacctgagaagGAGATGCATTTCCTGACAAGATGTTTagaaaaaatgtaaaacaattaGAGTGTAATTGCCCCAAATTtaaaacccttattcaaggtttcaaagacctctctgatgagaatagGCTACATGTCCTGTTGGGCGAGGACGcggagagctgtgggttggcagcgcactacattgctgcctgcaaTAAGATGAGGGAccgtgtctgacagaccaatcaatcTGCACATGTCCTCAACTGTCTGCTTATTtttattgttgaatgtatggttattttgacccttggttattgttgttactgttgtcccgttgacaactTTGATTCTTATTATTTTAATATTGAAAATATCCTAAATACattttggcaatatgtacattgttacgtcatgccaataaagcaaattgaattagagagagagagagagagagcgagagagcgagagagcgagagagagagagagagagagagagagagagggaggggagggggagcgttagagagagagagagagagggaggggagggggagcgttagagagagacagagtgagggagggaggggccagagagagagagttagagagtgatagagagagagttagagagagagagaggggagggggagcattagagagagacagagtgagagagggagggagggaaaggccagagagagagagttagagagtgatagagagaggggagagggagcgttagagagagacagagagagagagttagagagtgatagagagagacagagagagagagttagagagtgatagagagagacagagagagagagagggggagagagagagagaggggcagagaaacaGTGAGAAAGGGAAAGAAAAGGAGGGATACTAGGTGAGTGTTTTGTACTTCAAGTCCCTGTGATAAAAAAGTTTTGTTTATGAGTGCCTGAGTGCATACATGTGTGTTTGGGCATTGAGCAGACACTCACCTGGCTGTGGCACAAAGTACAGGCTCTCCTGGACAAAGGGCATCGCCATGACAACCCCTGGCAACCGGGCAGGGCTCTGCAGCTCCTCCCCCTGGAAGGTTCCGGAATGGGTGCTCAGATGGAAGAGGCGTGGCGTGAAGATATACTTCCCTGGATCTGAGCGATAACAACCCACAGCATCTCATCACATCAACCTCTCAAACTTTCAGCACTTAGAGAAGTTCAGCTTCTTTATACCTTCTTCATTAGTCATTTGTGTGTTCATTGTCCAAACAGAAATgacaagattatgttataattcTGTAATTGCATCAAAGGGTTGTTTAATGCAACAGAATAAGGGGTTGTTAGAACtctcatctgtgtgtgttctactgaggatgggcctctggaagatttacgatgtctttgggtgataccgcattccagagcatgagttaatgtttctgttctataagTTACCAGGGAGAGATGACCCCAGGGACAGACCCTGGTCTCTACAGAATGAGATATTGTCTGCTGTGAATTCTAAGTATATTTCATACTagtcttaaccttgtgacccattccatacatctgttgtttgtcatgtagCCTGAagggggtgtatcttggctataaaaagACCTTTGTACTTTTGTCTCTAGGCTCTCAACGAATCATCTGAGGGTGATTCGTCAACTAGTCATCATTAACGTAGAGCACTCAATCGATTcactttatatgtgtgtgttgtattgacctGCTCTCTTACTAATAAGTGAATTAAGACTTAGTTTAAGTACAACTCTtacttgtgtgataagtttgtctctcctcatttgatagcAAAGAAATGAACTACCACATCATTTAAAAAGAAGACATTTGGGCTGGGATATCTGTTCAGGTTATTCTGAACTTTCAGGTATTCCGTTAAATACAGTGCCGTGAAAAGGTATTTGCCCCATTGGTCATTTTCTCTACTTTTGCATATTTATTGCATATTATATTATTGAATGTAATTAATCTCCGTATCAGAGCTGAAGCGCAGATGAgctatgcagcaagacaatgatccaaaacacacaatcaagtctacatgaaaatggcctagtccagacctaatcccaattgagatgttgtggcaggacttgaaatgagcagttcgtgcttgaaaacccacaaatgttgctgAGTTACCGCATAGAAGAGCGGGCCAAAgttcctccacagcgatgtgagagactgttccacaactacaggaagcgtttggttggagtcattgtaGCTAAATGTGGCaaaaccagttattgagtgtaaagggtcattactttttcacacaggggcattgggtgttgcataactttgttcatGAAATAAATGAAGTAAGTATGTCATTGTTGTgctatttgttcactcaggttccctttatctaatattaggttttggttgaagttCTGATGACATTCAGTATAaaaaaaatatgcaaaagtagagACAATTAGAAAAAGGGAAAATACTTTTTCACGGCACTGTCTGACAAGGTGTGTtttctacaggtatgaacaggagCTGAGAGGTGTGTACCTTGTAGCATGCAGTCATAGGCCTTCCTGTCCTGCTGCCCAATAGCGATCCCAAACTCGACAGGCTCCGCCCCTTCCTCCACTTCCTGCACCCTCAAAGGGCTTTCACTGCTGAGGCCCAGTTCAGGAGGGCacctaaacacacagacagcagaAAGCACACATACCCACATATTAATACTGTTTGCATTCCAACAAATGAATACACACAGAAGCACAGGAACACATCCATGAAGTGAGACTTACATCTGAGTGAGTCGCTCCACAGCCCTCTTGCCTGCCTCCCGGGAGCTGGCGTGGACTTTACAGCCATGCCACAGGTAGAGCGCCCCCTGTTGACTGTTGAGCAGTATGAGAGAACCTCGGGAGCGCAGGCTGCCACAGCGACAGTCCACCTCCAACAGACTGGCCTCCTCAGGCAGCTCCCCACGCACACAGAACAGACGCCAGACTCCTACAGGACATAGTGAGATTGCAGTTAGGAACACAGGTCTACACagaacacatagacacacaacCGGACACACACCCCACCTAAATTAGAGGAGGTAAAGCCAAGGTAATATCCCACCTGTGTTGTTGGTGGTGTCCGCTCGGCAGCCTTTGTGGATGACCAGACCTCCCTGGAAAAGCTGAAGGAAACATGGAGGCTCCTGCCCCTGAGGCACCATCAccttcaacaggacaacaacaacaacacaggtagaaacatcagtcaacGAGCCTACTGTACTCAACAACCAAAGGCATCCTTCTCAGCAATAACACTGGTTTAAACGCAGGCCTCTGAAATGCTAGGCAGGTTTAACGATAGACATCCTATAATTTGCATGTCCTATATGTGATTCTATGGTTTTAACTGAGGCTATGGGTGGTTTAAGAGGGTAGATGGAAGAACCACCCACCTGTGTTCCCTCATGACTCCTGAGGGCAGACGCGCCTCGCCCATTGATACTGGAGTGCCGGCCCTGCCAGATGAAGACAGCAGAGCACTCCCTCCCAGGCTCCCCGCTTTGATCCGCTGGGCTGAGAGTATAGGTCCAGCGGACAAGGTATGTGTCTCCTTCATGCAGCTGCCCTGGGCTCTCCAGCTGGGCCTCGCTGTCCTCAAACTCCTGAATGTGCCAGGTATCCACGGCAACAGTGTTCAGCTCCACCTGCCGCCCGTCCTCCAGGTGTACAATACCATGCCCCCTCTGAACGTCCACCCCCCCCAGGACTGTAGGGACCGCCCCGTCCCCTGGCACCGCCACCCCCTGCCCTGCCACCAGTGCCTTGGcatcacacgcacacagagacacacactctaacTGCTGCTGGGGCTGCTGGAGCAGGGGACTCTGCTGGGGCCACACTGGCATGGCAGTctgcacagagagacacagtagagagaggaagggagaggagaaatacgGTCAAAGAAGATCAGGCATCTTTCTCACAGTCACTCTGAATCTGTACAGGATGGGTCCTATTTGGCTTTGAGTCATGTGTTTCGCACATTGACTCGggaccggtaacccctgtatatagcctcgttattagtattttattgttacttttgtttatttagtcaatattttcttaaccttTTTTCCTTACAAGGTCATGTTGGTTAAAGGGCtgataagtaagcatttcacggtaaggtctacagctgttgtattcagcgcatgtgacaaatacaatttgatttgaattgatctTTCTCTCACTAACCTGTGCCTCCTCCACCACCATTGCAGCGGTCTCCTCCTTATCTCCAGACCAGTCCAGAAACTTCTCCCTGAAGAGGGCTGTCTCCTTGTGCTCAGAGACACAGCCAAACAGAGCCCAGCCGGGCCGTCTTTCACCTTGCCTGTACACAAATCACACACATAATGTATCAATGAATACAACAGTATGTATTTAAATTAGGTATTTTACTATGTAAGCACATGTGTGGTGTGTACCTACGGCTGTATGCTGGGGTTGCAGTGTGTGGGGTCCAGTGGGTTGACCCTACAGTTGCTGTAGTCGTAGGGACCACCCCACACCTGCTGGGCCAGCTGTACAGTCACATTCCTGTCGCCAGGGACAACATCCTTCCCATGCCACAGGTACACCTCGCTGCCAAAGTCAAACACCAGGGCCTGGTAGAGAGACAGGGTAacaaacagaggcagagagagaggcagagacaaagagagacagaggcagagagagagagaactattcAGAGATcagatacattacatttaagtcatttagcagacgctctatctGTAGTGTTGAAAATCACACAAAAGTTGATAGATGGCATTCCAGTTTATAATCTTTGTATTGAGTTAAAAACCCATTGATTTATATGTAGCACCAAGGCAGCAATGGATGAGAagccacagaaacacacaggggGATCCAAGGAGGGACTGACCTCAGTGGGTCCCAGTAGGGAGACAGTGGGGATGGCTGCCCAGGCCTGCTCATGGGGTACTAGTCTGTTCTCCACCAGCCTGTACAAACAGTTAGACTCCACCACCCCACTCTCATACAGCTCATCCTCTTCTGGGGCTCCCGCTCCTACAGgggacacacacatatacaatcacacatacagtacacaaagACAGACGCAAATGGTCACTTACTGGTGTCTTGCATACTTACTTTCTTGGTTTCTTACttgctgactgattgactgacttagttttactgactgactgactgactgactgactgactgactcaatttactgactgactgatttagtTTACTGACTTACTGAGTATCTTAGTTTACTGACTGACTTAGtttactaactgactgactgactgacttaatTACTTAGtttacttcctgactgatttagtttactgacttactgactgaatTACTGACTGACTTAGtttacttactgactgactgacttagtttacttactgactgactgactttatTAGTTAGTTTactgactgaatggctgactTAATTACTTAGTTTACTGACTGACTTAGTTTACTGACTTACTTAGtttacttactgactgactgactttatTAGTTAGtttactgactgaatgactgacttaATTACTTAGtttactgactaactgactaactgaatTTACTGACTGAGTGACttagtttactgactgactgacttacttGATTACTTAGtttacttactgactgactgatttagtTTACTGACTTACTGAGTGTCTTAGtttactgacttactgactgacttaGTTTACTAACTTACTGACTTACTTGGTTAACTTACTGACTGATTTAGTTTACTGACTTACAGTCTTAGTTTACTAACTGTCTTAGTTTACTGACTTAGTTTACTGACTGACTTAGtttacttactgactgactgacttactgaGTGACTTagtttacttacttactgacttaCTTACCTAAAAGGCTGTTCTGGTTGTTTTAATAGGATTTTCACATAGTTTGTACAGTTCTTATGGTTTTGTCTACTGAGTGACAGAGTGGTTGGTGACTAGTTCTAGTCCGACCTCCGTATTGTGTCTTTCCTCCCAGAAGGTTCCAGAAGTCAGAGGCCAGGCTGTTGTCAGTATTGACCCCCTCCTCTAGGTGGATGACCCCACAGGCCCGGCAGCCCAGATCCCCCTGGGTCTGGATCAATGATGCCAGCTCTGACGCCTGGACAGAGACAGCAGAAGACAGGGAAACATCATCACCAGTTATAACTGGCAACAATCAGTGGCTTCACATTGtgtttaaatgtaaaatgtacttCAATGGTATTATTCAAAAACCATATATGGTTTGAATTACAGACGAATAAGAGGCCCAACGGGAATCCCTCATGAACAATACAAGCCAGGGATCTAGTTAGTCAAGGAATAGAGAGTAGACAGTCAGCATGTGATACAATGTGTGTGTCGCGTCGAAGTCGTACCTTGGCTTTCTCTGCTGTGTTGGCGAACTCTCCGCTCCAGAGGATGCAGTGAGTGGGTGTGACCAGCAGGAAGCAGTCTCCACTGTTCAGAGACCTGGTTGTGGGCTCCACTAGACGCACTTGCACATGATGCCAACCTGGCACCGTAGGGAACACACGCACATGTTGATTAGAGAGTTTGTATCCACACACATATCCACATATGCACACTCATAAACGTAATCATATGCAcatccacgcacacacacacacacacactatctgtaCCGACCTTTGATGTGAATGAGCATGAGGTTGCTGATGGGCAGGTTGTTGTTGTTCGTCATTGACTCTGTGGAAGTGACAACACGCAGATCGACATTACTGAAGTCCTCTGTACTGGCCAGACCTGCTAGAGTTGAGTCAGCCATGTTGGAATTCTTGGCCACTGAGGGGTAGGACAGACATGGGACAGAGAgatcagagatgggaaagtcaGAAACAGTATATAAGCAGATtgaaaaagaaaagagagagagagagcgagagagagagagtgagagagagagagagagagagtgaaaaatatagagagaaagagagatatctCTCTGGTATATGTTAACGTCACTCACTCTTCTCCACTTGTGTCCTGTTAGTGTTCATGGTAGCCATGGTGACTCTCTCTCCCATGAAGTCCTGTCTGATGTCATCGCGGGCCGCCAGAGCACGCAGAGGGTTCCGGGAGCCCTGGGTCCTACGGGACGGACGCACCGACCGCCTGTGCTGCGCTACTTCTGATGTCAGcctgtgcgcgcacacacacgcacgcacacacacacacacacacacacacacacacacacacacacacacacacacacacacacacacacacacacacacacacacacacacacacacacacacacacacacacacacacacacacacacacacaccacaaagagGCATTAAGACACAAACACCCACAATGAAGACAATCCTACAACTAGATAGAAGTGTAcatgtaaacacaaacacacagccacacacacacaccctcctcccacacacacacacacacacacacacacacacacacacacacacacacacacacaaacaaacaaacaaactcacATGGGTGTGTTGGTCTGGCAGAGGGCACTGAGGTCCTGTTCCGGGTCAGTTCCATTGGCAGCACCAGCCCCAGCAGCGAGGGCAGAGGGTGAGGGGGGCAACACCTCCCTGTAGAAACCACCACACGTCTCCCGGTCATCAGGGGTCATGACCTCCTTCACCCTCCCTGAGGTCACCTCCAGGGGCGTGTCCTGGGGAGTGGCTGGGGGAGGAGAAGGGTAAAACATGGAAAGTTACAGGTTTTCCTCTTCATTAGGATGTTCAAAGCATCACTGAGAAAAACACAGGAAGTTAGACAATAAATAGACACTAGCGGTTAGACAACTCTTAATCTGAGGTTTGGACAAATCATCGTACTATTCAGCCTGTCCACAATGGAATCCAGTTTGTCCAGCTTTGTGTCCTCTTCCACATCCAACCCAGGGTGACTGGAGATCTCTGttgagaggagaaccagaggtcAGGGAGGAGGATCTACAATCACAAACCAGACACAAACATCTTTTCTCTTTTGTGGATGGGTTATTTTTACCTTCACATGGGCATGCTGTTGCTGTGGCTCCTGTGGAGGGTCTCTTAGTGTGAGATGGATGGGTCTCGTGTATGTCCGATACAGGGGACACCAAACCTGCAATGGGACAATCCCACACAGGTCTGagtgagggaaagaaagagagaacgagagagagagagagagagagagagagaaagaaaaaaaggagaaagagaaagagggaaacctTTACCTCTCTTTGCCATGCGTCCGGCCACAGTGTACTGGGCTGAGCCGTTGGCGGCCCCTCTCCCTCTGGCCTTCCACTGCTCCTCGCTCTCCTGTAGGGTTCTCATGCGCTCAGCCACCGACGCCTGTGGCAGCTCCTCCTCTTCTACTGGTCTAGCGTGCTGCATGGGCAGAGACAGGGATCAGCGACTGTACAGTGACACctaccagtatgtgtgtgtgtggctttgcgtgtgtgtgtggctttgcgtgtgtgtgtgtgtgtgtgtgtgtgtgtgtgtgtgtgtgtgtgtgtgtgtgtgtgtgtgtgtgtgtgtgtgtgtgtgtgtgtgtgtgtgtgtgtgtgtgtgtgtgtgtgtgtgtgtgtgtgtgtgtgtgggtcaccTTCTGTCTCCATTGCGGCGGCTGAGAGAGGGTCTGGGTAGGAGAGGAGACCTCCTGGGCCTCATAGGAAGAGCTGGTCTGAGGAGGGAGAACAAAAAACGGACATGTGAAGGGGAACTACGTCAACATGTTTCACTGCAGTCTCAACACAACGCAAATCACAGCACTCCAGCAAGTACATTTAAATGGAATATTGAGGAGCAATGGCGTGCGATGGACACACTTCACACTCACGCACCTGAACAGGTGcttgcacacacactcacctgatTGTAACACATGACATATTGAGGTGTACTGTTCGAATagacagaggaaaagacaggatcctggggggggggggataaaggaATAAGCCCAGGATTGGGTAGAACAGAATAGATTTGATATGACTTGGACGAGCAACATAAGTCAACAAACCAGGGTAATAAGTTTGGTTGAAATAACCAAACACAGAGGTTTGTAGGCAAgagggtgcactatgtagggaataggctgccacaGAGCCAGCACT includes these proteins:
- the LOC124016439 gene encoding supervillin-like isoform X3; this translates as MDTIENPALEPRSERIARYKAEKRRELQERYGNMEELPSKWVRRDGTLMNSDGAPPSTDRILSGGVNGRAGGPEGGRRESNTPLESEPRRVSNGFEADTAADPTYLRRQCSSGSAGMLSAGEPLAPPGPPGPDAAQLQTRVSVGQLRSALLQQTGPGTQPEKVSPDSGRAASSLDLAVKPGSEGGRQRTRRYLPGVSGGGRKTNERFRTQPITACEVQESGGLLEEEANAKADVKTDDRAKMSVADKMSLFKELEKTAAPEASSFLKPRSGCATYERRGRRGNGNRSLTQPITCEQVVVATSTPQPAESGEAQAVQAEAEAVEDDENSKLTMSEKLALFNKLSLPGNQGDATPHAPPERRRQKGARYRTQPITVEEVSLLQKGPIQLPPLRLSPTLADRQREQSVNLRPSEVRQTQPRPGADVEPNTGPDPSQQGLQQRRDSEPGEIKGILRKSPSGGPEWDRDGDTMREGRPQDQNGGGGRGNGVEERRAERHDNVPVPRRERPASSAPWRQRNRNRRETVAVCSPARPSSEQGHTQEERQMYPHGNTTGRDRLSDASREEEEEERGSREDSEISHDAPALNPQCWDPVFSSVYSNSTPQYVMCYNQTSSSYEAQEVSSPTQTLSQPPQWRQKHARPVEEEELPQASVAERMRTLQESEEQWKARGRGAANGSAQYTVAGRMAKRGLVSPVSDIHETHPSHTKRPSTGATATACPCEEISSHPGLDVEEDTKLDKLDSIVDRLNTTPQDTPLEVTSGRVKEVMTPDDRETCGGFYREVLPPSPSALAAGAGAANGTDPEQDLSALCQTNTPMLTSEVAQHRRSVRPSRRTQGSRNPLRALAARDDIRQDFMGERVTMATMNTNRTQVEKMAKNSNMADSTLAGLASTEDFSNVDLRVVTSTESMTNNNNLPISNLMLIHIKGWHHVQVRLVEPTTRSLNSGDCFLLVTPTHCILWSGEFANTAEKAKASELASLIQTQGDLGCRACGVIHLEEGVNTDNSLASDFWNLLGGKTQYGGAGAPEEDELYESGVVESNCLYRLVENRLVPHEQAWAAIPTVSLLGPTEALVFDFGSEVYLWHGKDVVPGDRNVTVQLAQQVWGGPYDYSNCRVNPLDPTHCNPSIQPQGERRPGWALFGCVSEHKETALFREKFLDWSGDKEETAAMVVEEAQTAMPVWPQQSPLLQQPQQQLECVSLCACDAKALVAGQGVAVPGDGAVPTVLGGVDVQRGHGIVHLEDGRQVELNTVAVDTWHIQEFEDSEAQLESPGQLHEGDTYLVRWTYTLSPADQSGEPGRECSAVFIWQGRHSSINGRGASALRSHEGTQVMVPQGQEPPCFLQLFQGGLVIHKGCRADTTNNTGVWRLFCVRGELPEEASLLEVDCRCGSLRSRGSLILLNSQQGALYLWHGCKVHASSREAGKRAVERLTQMCPPELGLSSESPLRVQEVEEGAEPVEFGIAIGQQDRKAYDCMLQDPGKYIFTPRLFHLSTHSGTFQGEELQSPARLPGVVMAMPFVQESLYFVPQPALFLLDNCMELYLWQAGEPEDSETAGSACIRWANERRCAMQTVLQYCKERNPRRPLQAYLIQDGAEPLTFTNVFPRWEKRPTPTTQGEAGRVKLTLVQDALAQLSKTQYPLEELLQTPLPEGVDPQRLEIYLSDHDFQTILEMKRDEYDFLPNWKQISLKKSKGLLKT
- the LOC124016439 gene encoding supervillin-like isoform X4 is translated as MDTIENPALEPRSERIARYKAEKRRELQERYGNMEELPSKWVRRDGTLMNSDGAPPSTDRILSGGVNGRAGGPEGGRRESNTPLESEPRRVSNGFEADTAADPTYLRRQCSSGSAGMLSAGEPLAPPGPPGPDAAQLQTRVSVGQLRSALLQQTGPGTQPEKVSPDSGRAASSLDLAVKPGSEGGRQRTRRYLPGVSGGGRKTNERFRTQPITACEVQESGGLLEEEANAKADVKTDDRAKMSVADKMSLFKELEKTAAPEASSFLKPRSGCATYERRGRRGNGNRSLTQPITCEQVVVATSSTPQPAESGEAQAVQAEAEAVEDDENSKLTMSEKLALFNKLSLPGNQGDATPHAPPERRRQKGARYRTQPITVEEVSLLQKGPIQLPPLRLSPTLADRQREQSVNLRPSEVRQTQPRPGADVEPNTGPDPSQQGLQQRRDSEPGEIKGILRKSPSGGPEWDRDGDTMREGRPQDQNGGGGRGNGVEERRAERHDNVPVPRRERPASSAPWRQRNRNRRETVAVCSPARPSSEQGHTQEERQMYPHGNTTGRDRLSDASREEEEEERGSREDSEISHDAPALNPQCWTSSSYEAQEVSSPTQTLSQPPQWRQKHARPVEEEELPQASVAERMRTLQESEEQWKARGRGAANGSAQYTVAGRMAKRGLVSPVSDIHETHPSHTKRPSTGATATACPCEEISSHPGLDVEEDTKLDKLDSIVDRLNTTPQDTPLEVTSGRVKEVMTPDDRETCGGFYREVLPPSPSALAAGAGAANGTDPEQDLSALCQTNTPMLTSEVAQHRRSVRPSRRTQGSRNPLRALAARDDIRQDFMGERVTMATMNTNRTQVEKMAKNSNMADSTLAGLASTEDFSNVDLRVVTSTESMTNNNNLPISNLMLIHIKGWHHVQVRLVEPTTRSLNSGDCFLLVTPTHCILWSGEFANTAEKAKASELASLIQTQGDLGCRACGVIHLEEGVNTDNSLASDFWNLLGGKTQYGGAGAPEEDELYESGVVESNCLYRLVENRLVPHEQAWAAIPTVSLLGPTEALVFDFGSEVYLWHGKDVVPGDRNVTVQLAQQVWGGPYDYSNCRVNPLDPTHCNPSIQPQGERRPGWALFGCVSEHKETALFREKFLDWSGDKEETAAMVVEEAQTAMPVWPQQSPLLQQPQQQLECVSLCACDAKALVAGQGVAVPGDGAVPTVLGGVDVQRGHGIVHLEDGRQVELNTVAVDTWHIQEFEDSEAQLESPGQLHEGDTYLVRWTYTLSPADQSGEPGRECSAVFIWQGRHSSINGRGASALRSHEGTQVMVPQGQEPPCFLQLFQGGLVIHKGCRADTTNNTGVWRLFCVRGELPEEASLLEVDCRCGSLRSRGSLILLNSQQGALYLWHGCKVHASSREAGKRAVERLTQMCPPELGLSSESPLRVQEVEEGAEPVEFGIAIGQQDRKAYDCMLQDPGKYIFTPRLFHLSTHSGTFQGEELQSPARLPGVVMAMPFVQESLYFVPQPALFLLDNCMELYLWQAGEPEDSETAGSACIRWANERRCAMQTVLQYCKERNPRRPLQAYLIQDGAEPLTFTNVFPRWEKRPTPTTQGEAGRVKLTLVQDALAQLSKTQYPLEELLQTPLPEGVDPQRLEIYLSDHDFQTILEMKRDEYDFLPNWKQISLKKSKGLLKT